In Drosophila busckii strain San Diego stock center, stock number 13000-0081.31 chromosome 3R, ASM1175060v1, whole genome shotgun sequence, the sequence GGCAgcgaattttaaaaatgtcgAAGTGCTTGAACATAATGGCGGGCATTATTTTCCAGCCACAGCAGCACAGAAGCAAGCGTATATTAACTTTTTCCAAGATAGATTACAGGAATATTTGGAACACTTGGAGCTGCAACAGAGCAGTAATGCATCGTTTATCGATAGCGTCTGCGAAGATGATGGCAGCGATGCCAATGACGCGGAGGTGGCGGCGGTGACAGCAGCCGCTGGGTCAGGGATGGATGATAGTGATTAACTGTTTGTTCATTTcggttttcatttttaataatagttaaatcttattattacaataataataataatcattataatttcattatataaattataataaaattaaatcccaatatttttaaatattcaccGTTTGCTCaatcattataatttttcagTTAATTGTAGTATTtcaagctattttttttttgtttaagtgtgaatttcattttataatttttagtattttactttttcttttaaacaaattcgTACAAATtccataaacaaacaaaagggATAAAGTCAATAAATCCTACGccaaattacaattttgtattatcatattaattaaacagtTCCTGGCTATAACCAACGAAAAAATGCATACTTGTGTATTAAGCTATTGCTGatgttgaatttgttgttgtttcagttgcggttgtgtgtgtgaccaGGCGAAGTATAAAGAGAGAGTTGACTTTGACTTGATGTGAATAGACGGCCGGCGAGCGGTGTTCTAAATATGACTCTCTGATGGAGTTTACTTTAGTTTCCCACGCAGCAACGgtgacttttgttgttgtaaatgttTCTGCTCTCGGCTTAAGCGACCTGCTCCTGTCCGTTTGAGGCCTCTTGATTCTTCATTACTTCTGGTAAGTCTGGTGGTGCTGAATATGGTGTGATATCAAGTGTCTCAAAGTCACCCAGCTCATTCCTacaaaaacgaaattaaaaacaaagtccTTGTCAATGACAATCTGCTACAATCTGGCACGTGCTACAAGCCGGGCTGAGAGCTTATCAGTACAACTGAAGCTTTCATAACACTGGCACTTACCTGCATGTTAGACCCAATTGCGCTGGCGCTTGCGCCTTTGCCGTAGATACCGTAACGCCGTAGTCCTGCAACGTGTGATCGTCCTCCATGATGTCATTGTCCTGATTGTATAATCGTTGATCCGAAGGCGCCACTTTTAAAATCCCTGTTGATGGTCACAAAATTACttaataatcaaaaatgtGCGCTATAAATAGGaataacacaaacacacacatgcaaatcacagacaaacacactcacacacacataacagaAAGCTATACTCACCTTCAATCATGCGTTTCAGTTCGAGAACCAATGTGTTTTCCTTGGCGTCCGTAAATATGGTTGTCTTTTGCCTTCTGATCATAATGAAAACATCCTGGAAGGAAAAGGGTGAGAGGGAAAGAGTTACATGTCGAGCACATACAAGCAATTTGGATCAAAGTTCAAAGCAACCGCGTTAGTCGCTACTGCCGCTTATGCTTATTCATCGTCCACATATCCAATGTGCCTGTGTTTGCGTGTGCGtaagtttgtgtttgtgtagtGTAAGGCGCATGCTGGACTACTAGTACTGCTGGGCCTGCAACGTCCTGCCGGCTGATACTACTTACCATGTTTAgtagtttagttttgttagTCTCCTTTTGTTTACTACTTCCAAGCTACTACagatttgtgttttgttattgtcgttgcctacttttgctGGGCGTTGCGAGGGCGGGAGGGCGCTTCCTTGGCGGTCGTAGAGTCGTTCGATcgtttactgctgctgcttacaccAATCCAACAACAATCACTCGCTGCAGCGCAATCTTAGTTGCTTTGTATATAGGACTATGGCATAGGCAAAGATTCTCCTTGTTTTTGGCGTACAACTGCCTTTCGAATAGCCTGCACTTGTACGTTTTCGCAGTTTTTACAATTTCTaacgcaatttttttttctttttttttggcgaaGCAAGACCGAATGCCAGTCTTGCCAACTTAACATTAATTACAAGTTGGCAGCGCCTTACACTGCTACTCGATGTTTGACAGCGCATGATATCGCGTAAAGTCTCAGCACTAGACTCACACTTGTCTCAAATTTGCCACGAAATGGTTTTACTGGACAATTCTAACGTAAATAAACCTATAAAATGTCTTAGACTTAATAAACATgtgtatttttagtttatactAGGCTTGGAGAAGCTCGCAAATGAGGCAAAAAAGGACGCTTCCTTTACGATAACATTTAAACGATGTAAGTAGCTGAGACGTCAAGCAATATACTCCGACTTAAATCTTTCATTATAACGCAGACGATGGCCACGATAGACCGGTGCCCCGACCAGGTAAAAAACCATTGGCCAAGCCGGAAACATACATGTGCCTAATGCGTGCCCAATGCAAATCGAAAAAGGTGAGTATGAGAGTTAtaacttttgcataaattaacttaaaatgtttaacaaattacaGATATCCACAGTTGTGCGCCAGGAGGATGTACCCACCATGATGGCCATGTACTCACAATTTATAAAGAGCAAAATGGACGGCCTCAAACGTGTCAAGAAGGTGAAGAGTAAGGCAAAGCCGGCAAAAGGATAATCTGGGTTTGGCATTACAATTAGTAGAAGTTTTTAGTTAActaacattttataaacaatactTTATAAACAAGTTATACTTTAATCGTGTGTATTTAAATCTTGATTAAGCTCTTGGCTTACACAAATCTATCAAATCCTTCGGTATTTTGCCTCGCCGTAAACCATACAAGAACTTTGGTCTAATCAAATCCACAAGCGCATAGAATCCTTCCTTGTCCGTTTCCTGGCCACAATCTAAAAGTAAATTgtctatatacataatatCTATGCCTTCGCTAAGCATCTGGTGGAAAAATATTCCTGCATTTGCTATGAAGTCCAAGGAACCAAAGACAAAATC encodes:
- the LOC108601717 gene encoding elongin-B, with the protein product MDVFIMIRRQKTTIFTDAKENTLVLELKRMIEGILKVAPSDQRLYNQDNDIMEDDHTLQDYGVTVSTAKAQAPAQLGLTCRNELGDFETLDITPYSAPPDLPEVMKNQEASNGQEQVA
- the LOC108601716 gene encoding signal recognition particle 14 kDa protein codes for the protein MISRKVSALDSHLSQICHEMVLLDNSNFILGLEKLANEAKKDASFTITFKRYDGHDRPVPRPGKKPLAKPETYMCLMRAQCKSKKISTVVRQEDVPTMMAMYSQFIKSKMDGLKRVKKVKSKAKPAKG